A portion of the Adhaeribacter radiodurans genome contains these proteins:
- a CDS encoding succinate dehydrogenase cytochrome b subunit: MSWFTKTFSSTIGRKVIMSITGLFLCSFLVVHLIGNLQLFKNDAGQAFNIYSEFMGHNPVIRTLEIVLLLGFFFHIYDAYMLTSRNKSARSVKYAVNHLDQNSNWSSRNMGLLGTVILVFLLVHLYNFFWRARFGDIPADSYGNENLYMVVVESFQIWWYVLLYVIAMAALCFHLIHGFASAFQTLGLNHKKYTPAIKAIGYGFSILVCLGFAAMPLYFFFQS, encoded by the coding sequence ATGAGTTGGTTCACAAAAACGTTCTCTAGTACCATCGGCAGAAAAGTTATTATGTCCATAACGGGTCTGTTTCTCTGCTCTTTTTTAGTAGTTCACTTAATTGGCAACCTGCAGCTTTTTAAAAACGATGCTGGCCAGGCTTTTAACATCTATTCGGAATTTATGGGGCATAATCCTGTAATCCGGACGTTGGAAATTGTACTCTTATTAGGCTTCTTTTTTCATATTTACGATGCCTACATGCTCACTTCCCGCAACAAAAGTGCCCGATCGGTAAAATATGCCGTTAACCACCTCGACCAAAACAGCAATTGGTCGTCGCGGAACATGGGCTTGTTAGGAACCGTGATACTGGTGTTTTTACTGGTACACTTGTATAACTTTTTCTGGCGCGCCCGCTTTGGCGATATTCCCGCTGACTCCTATGGTAACGAGAATTTATACATGGTGGTAGTGGAGTCGTTTCAGATTTGGTGGTACGTATTATTATACGTAATTGCCATGGCAGCCCTTTGTTTTCACTTAATTCATGGTTTTGCCAGTGCCTTCCAGACCCTTGGCCTGAATCATAAAAAATACACGCCTGCTATTAAAGCAATCGGCTATGGTTTCTCTATTTTGGTATGTTTAGGTTTTGCCGCCATGCCGCTTTACTTTTTCTTTCAGAGTTAA
- a CDS encoding T9SS type B sorting domain-containing protein → MRINLPSNISMPVFCVWVLVWCLGFSTTVQATHIRAGEIIARSDTTLPAANRNPLRYFFKMVQYADVNSQADNPTAMVSFGDGTYTAEPGAPRTVHRKITPDTWENVYYFEHTYSGPGTFTVVYYEVNRSKNVVNMTQSDQQDFVIKTTLTIDLFEPINHTPQLSVPPIDVATSGQLWVHNPGAFDADGDSIAFRLFPSQQNLTDDLKMPMLADVFGFQWPNMFGGTALPNPPGGPPTFTIDAVTGQITWNTPGRLGDYNVAFFVEEWRDGRKIGEVLRDMQIRVLPTDNRPPVLNQKDLCVIAGTSIQETITATDPDPGNILKIEAYGGIFPPATFKQINNNNGQFNWLTSCLDVRDKPYQVVFRAVDNAAIPLADLKPWSIRVIGPAPQGLTATIEGGGIRLNWQNYECEGAEKLYIYRKEGESNFVPEVCITGVPASTGFVRIGEVNNGEVTFYDNGIAGGLKRGQTYCYTIYAGWAPPGNGESLAAAPVCVTLPDNVPMLTNVSVTETSTTTGKILVKWTKPREGVEGLTPPLQYRLSRVEGQVGTVAAFAPIYQTNNLNDTTYTDTNLNTEENAYTYKIEFFHSPNGGTPSALVDTASPGSSVRLTSASENKTNVLTWTYRVPWNNTARKHLIYRRIGTNFVLIDSVDATLTGGTYTDRGTFNNQPLQESQEYCYYVTTKGRYANPKIPYLLLNDSQISCVQFEDITAPCPPVLSLNQLDCDKLTANTPIQNILTWVPNVTPPCSPDIAYYTIYFKASPESEYDSIATTGPDITTYTHQNLTSFAGCYVVTATDATGNESAVSNEVCKDNCFYFSLPNIFTPNSDGKNDVFKPDDKRPSFIKATKFTVFNRWGAKLYEGSSDPFINWRGVDNSGNKVPDGVYYYQADVEFFTLDPANARKTYKGWVEIVR, encoded by the coding sequence ATGCGAATAAACTTACCCTCCAACATATCAATGCCGGTTTTCTGCGTGTGGGTACTGGTTTGGTGTTTGGGTTTTTCTACCACGGTGCAGGCCACACACATCCGGGCCGGCGAAATAATTGCCCGAAGCGATACTACTTTACCAGCCGCCAACCGCAACCCGCTTCGTTATTTTTTTAAAATGGTACAATATGCGGATGTAAATTCGCAGGCCGATAACCCTACGGCTATGGTAAGTTTCGGGGATGGAACCTATACAGCGGAGCCTGGTGCCCCTAGAACTGTCCACAGAAAAATAACTCCGGATACTTGGGAAAACGTGTATTATTTTGAACATACCTATAGTGGTCCAGGTACTTTTACCGTTGTTTATTACGAAGTAAACCGCAGTAAAAACGTGGTTAACATGACCCAATCCGACCAACAGGATTTTGTAATAAAAACAACTCTTACCATTGATTTATTTGAGCCCATAAACCATACTCCACAACTTTCGGTGCCACCGATTGATGTGGCTACCTCGGGTCAGCTTTGGGTGCATAATCCCGGCGCATTCGATGCCGATGGCGATAGTATCGCTTTTCGTCTGTTTCCCTCGCAACAGAATTTAACCGACGATTTAAAAATGCCTATGTTAGCCGATGTTTTTGGCTTTCAATGGCCAAATATGTTTGGGGGAACCGCTTTACCTAATCCGCCAGGTGGACCACCTACGTTTACCATTGATGCGGTAACCGGCCAAATTACCTGGAACACGCCTGGGCGCCTGGGGGATTATAATGTGGCTTTCTTCGTGGAAGAATGGCGGGATGGCCGTAAAATAGGGGAAGTACTCCGCGACATGCAAATCCGGGTTTTGCCCACGGATAATCGCCCACCTGTGCTTAACCAGAAAGATCTTTGCGTAATTGCCGGAACTTCTATCCAGGAAACGATTACCGCCACTGATCCGGATCCGGGTAATATATTAAAAATAGAAGCGTATGGGGGTATTTTTCCACCGGCTACTTTCAAGCAAATTAACAATAACAATGGTCAGTTTAACTGGCTTACCAGTTGTTTAGATGTGCGGGATAAACCTTATCAGGTAGTTTTCCGGGCGGTAGATAATGCGGCCATACCGTTGGCCGACTTAAAACCCTGGAGTATTCGGGTAATTGGTCCGGCCCCGCAAGGCTTGACGGCTACAATTGAAGGTGGCGGAATAAGATTAAACTGGCAAAACTACGAGTGCGAAGGCGCCGAGAAACTTTACATTTACCGTAAAGAAGGCGAATCTAATTTTGTTCCCGAAGTATGTATTACCGGGGTACCGGCATCTACCGGTTTCGTGCGCATTGGCGAAGTGAATAACGGGGAAGTTACTTTTTACGATAACGGCATAGCCGGAGGCTTAAAACGGGGCCAAACGTATTGCTATACCATTTACGCGGGCTGGGCACCTCCGGGCAACGGCGAAAGTTTAGCGGCTGCTCCCGTTTGTGTTACTTTACCGGATAATGTGCCCATGCTTACCAATGTAAGTGTTACGGAAACATCGACCACAACTGGTAAAATTCTAGTGAAATGGACCAAGCCACGCGAAGGAGTGGAAGGCTTAACCCCACCATTGCAATATCGCTTATCCCGAGTCGAAGGGCAGGTAGGTACTGTAGCTGCGTTTGCACCTATTTATCAAACTAATAATTTAAACGATACTACCTATACCGACACAAACCTGAATACCGAAGAAAACGCGTATACGTATAAGATAGAGTTTTTCCATTCGCCTAATGGGGGTACGCCTTCGGCTTTGGTAGATACGGCTTCCCCGGGTTCTAGTGTGCGACTCACTTCGGCTTCTGAAAATAAAACCAACGTTCTGACCTGGACTTACCGGGTACCCTGGAATAATACGGCGCGCAAGCATTTAATATACCGGCGCATTGGAACCAACTTTGTTTTAATTGATAGTGTAGATGCTACTTTAACCGGTGGTACTTACACGGATCGGGGTACTTTTAACAACCAGCCCTTGCAGGAAAGCCAGGAATATTGTTATTACGTAACTACCAAAGGGCGTTACGCCAATCCGAAGATTCCGTATTTACTGCTCAACGATAGCCAGATTTCCTGCGTGCAATTTGAGGATATAACAGCTCCGTGTCCGCCGGTGCTTAGTTTAAATCAGCTTGATTGCGATAAGTTAACAGCTAATACTCCTATTCAGAACATTTTAACCTGGGTACCGAATGTTACCCCGCCGTGTAGTCCGGATATTGCTTACTATACTATTTATTTTAAAGCTTCACCGGAAAGTGAATACGATTCTATCGCCACTACTGGTCCGGATATTACAACGTACACCCACCAGAATTTAACATCATTTGCGGGTTGCTACGTAGTTACAGCTACGGATGCGACTGGTAACGAAAGTGCGGTTAGCAACGAAGTTTGTAAAGACAACTGCTTCTACTTTAGTTTACCAAATATATTTACGCCTAATAGCGATGGTAAAAACGACGTGTTTAAACCCGACGATAAGCGGCCAAGCTTTATAAAAGCAACTAAGTTTACGGTATTTAACCGTTGGGGCGCTAAACTGTACGAAGGTAGTTCTGATCCGTTTATAAACTGGAGAGGAGTAGATAATAGCGGTAACAAAGTACCGGATGGCGTTTACTACTACCAGGCCGATGTAGAGTTCTTTACTTTAGATCCTGCCAATGCCCGCAAAACGTACAAAGGTTGGGTAGAAATTGTGCGGTAA
- a CDS encoding RNA polymerase sigma factor, giving the protein MSHELVPHLFRTEFSKITAVISKFLGLEHLEVAEDIASDTFVVALETWPFQGIPENPTAWLYTVAKNKAKNYINRHYLFTGKIAPQVKSTCPNVPEIEIDLSAQNITDSQLQMLFAVCHPAIASEAQIGLALRILGGFGIDEIANAFLTNKETINKRLFRAKEKLRQEKVQLEFPPSTEIDKRLETVLTTLYLLYNEGYYSESRDAVLREDLCLEAMRLTYLLLQNEKTNLPPVNALLSLMCFHASRFPARKDANGQLVLYHDQDETLWNRELITKGIYYLQLAAQGNKISKYHLEASIAYWHTQKADTPEKWENILQLYNKLLVLEYSPVAALNRTYALAKANGKQEAIIQAEKLQLTHNHYYHTLLGELYENLDNNKAMACYETAFTLAKTQPDKQIIQKKIDRLKT; this is encoded by the coding sequence ATGTCACACGAATTAGTACCCCATTTATTTAGAACGGAGTTTAGCAAAATTACTGCGGTTATAAGTAAATTTTTAGGTTTAGAACACCTGGAAGTAGCCGAAGATATTGCCAGTGATACGTTTGTGGTAGCCCTCGAAACCTGGCCCTTCCAGGGTATTCCTGAAAACCCGACGGCTTGGCTGTACACGGTAGCAAAAAACAAAGCCAAAAATTACATCAACCGCCACTACTTATTTACCGGAAAAATCGCACCTCAGGTAAAATCTACTTGCCCCAATGTTCCTGAAATTGAAATAGACTTGTCAGCTCAAAACATTACTGACAGTCAATTACAAATGTTATTTGCAGTTTGCCATCCTGCTATTGCTTCGGAAGCACAAATTGGATTGGCTTTGCGTATTTTGGGCGGATTTGGCATAGACGAGATTGCGAATGCTTTTTTAACGAACAAAGAAACCATTAATAAGCGGCTATTCCGGGCAAAAGAAAAGTTGCGGCAGGAAAAGGTACAACTGGAATTTCCACCATCTACTGAAATAGATAAGCGGCTGGAAACCGTGCTCACTACGCTTTATTTACTTTATAACGAAGGCTACTACTCCGAGAGTAGGGATGCTGTTTTACGGGAAGATCTTTGTTTAGAAGCAATGCGGCTTACTTACCTGCTCTTACAAAACGAGAAAACTAATCTTCCTCCCGTAAATGCTTTACTTTCTTTAATGTGTTTTCATGCATCGCGATTTCCGGCTCGGAAAGATGCAAATGGGCAACTTGTTCTGTACCATGACCAGGACGAAACGCTGTGGAATCGGGAATTAATTACAAAAGGAATTTACTATTTGCAGCTAGCCGCCCAGGGAAATAAAATTTCGAAATATCATTTAGAGGCCAGCATTGCTTATTGGCACACTCAAAAAGCAGACACTCCAGAAAAGTGGGAAAATATTCTGCAACTGTACAACAAATTATTGGTACTCGAATACTCGCCGGTAGCGGCTCTTAATCGGACGTACGCATTGGCTAAAGCCAACGGCAAACAAGAAGCAATTATTCAAGCAGAAAAACTACAACTTACCCACAACCATTATTATCATACTTTATTAGGAGAACTTTACGAGAATTTAGATAATAATAAAGCCATGGCGTGCTACGAAACTGCTTTTACATTGGCTAAAACTCAACCGGATAAGCAAATAATTCAGAAGAAAATAGATAGATTAAAGACATAA
- a CDS encoding YciI family protein: MDEFILIFRHEDGQKLASPEQIQIWMKQTMDWIGGIAAQNKFSSGTGLPFDDARVVRPNNVVTNGPFGEIKETIGGYIIVKANSVDEAVEFAKGCPVLQGEGNSVEVRKIAKADNVH; this comes from the coding sequence ATGGATGAATTTATTTTGATTTTCCGGCACGAAGATGGTCAGAAACTAGCATCGCCGGAGCAAATACAAATCTGGATGAAGCAAACAATGGACTGGATTGGCGGTATTGCAGCTCAAAACAAATTTAGTAGCGGCACTGGCTTACCCTTCGACGATGCCCGAGTAGTAAGGCCCAACAACGTGGTTACCAACGGACCTTTTGGTGAGATTAAAGAAACCATTGGCGGTTACATTATTGTAAAAGCCAATTCCGTTGACGAAGCCGTGGAATTTGCGAAAGGATGTCCGGTATTGCAAGGCGAAGGCAATAGCGTGGAAGTACGAAAAATAGCAAAAGCAGACAATGTTCATTAA
- a CDS encoding polysaccharide lyase yields MSCEQDELIAPDPVSASKVSASNAIISSDGRPNLLSEALFEPSLSSYFRKQVYTTYGFTSSNDFVRNGANAARFEMRNGDGSVRSEILLPAETESNRWYGTSLYLPSDSWESDYNAEGWDIISQWHAVEDAGEDARLPPLSLTVAKGRLSFVINWATEATNTNGSVSGKKVFDLGPVEKDKWLDMVYHINFSHESDGVLEVWKNGVKVVDYKGPNCYNDQVYPYFKAGIYKRRWYDVTKRVLYIDEVRTGNSDATYKDVAPTGTINPLTSMPITSASSSYLVQPVKISWLNANTNQLLKTITNGDTLDLANINTSNLNIAAITSNSPDSVKFNLTGTKTQNVTQTGAPYALYGYTNGNPNSWTPAIGSYTLTVTTYSTSGTNTSSVKFTVVNNATDGTGTPVASIVINDNASVTYSNQATLTIKAVNATHMRFYDNANSTWTNWEPIAATRPWTLSSGAGSKWVKVQVKNVMGIMSATASDGITLK; encoded by the coding sequence ATGTCTTGCGAGCAAGATGAATTAATTGCTCCGGATCCTGTTTCCGCTTCTAAGGTTTCTGCATCAAACGCTATTATTAGCTCAGATGGTCGGCCAAATTTATTATCCGAAGCTTTGTTTGAACCCAGCTTAAGTTCTTATTTCAGAAAACAGGTTTATACTACCTACGGGTTTACCAGTAGTAACGATTTTGTGAGAAACGGGGCAAACGCCGCCCGGTTTGAAATGCGCAACGGCGACGGCAGTGTTCGTTCTGAAATTCTTTTGCCCGCTGAAACCGAAAGTAACCGTTGGTACGGTACTAGTTTGTACTTGCCCAGCGACTCCTGGGAAAGCGATTATAATGCAGAAGGCTGGGACATTATCTCGCAGTGGCATGCCGTAGAAGATGCCGGCGAAGATGCTCGTCTTCCCCCGCTTTCTTTAACTGTAGCAAAAGGCCGGCTTTCTTTTGTTATTAACTGGGCAACCGAGGCTACTAATACTAATGGTTCGGTAAGCGGCAAAAAAGTATTTGATTTAGGTCCGGTAGAAAAAGATAAATGGCTGGACATGGTGTACCACATTAACTTCTCGCACGAATCGGATGGGGTACTGGAAGTATGGAAAAACGGAGTGAAAGTGGTAGATTATAAAGGCCCTAATTGTTACAACGACCAGGTTTACCCTTATTTTAAAGCGGGTATTTATAAGAGAAGATGGTACGATGTTACAAAACGGGTTTTATATATAGATGAGGTCCGGACCGGTAACAGCGATGCTACTTATAAAGATGTAGCTCCTACCGGTACTATTAACCCACTAACTTCTATGCCAATAACTAGTGCTTCTTCCTCGTATTTGGTACAACCTGTTAAAATTAGCTGGCTTAATGCGAATACCAATCAACTGCTCAAAACAATTACGAATGGCGACACTTTAGATTTAGCTAACATAAACACCAGTAATTTAAACATAGCAGCTATTACAAGTAACTCTCCCGACAGCGTTAAATTTAATTTAACCGGTACTAAAACGCAAAATGTTACGCAAACAGGGGCTCCTTATGCCCTGTATGGTTATACCAACGGAAATCCAAACTCCTGGACACCGGCTATTGGCAGCTACACTCTTACTGTTACCACTTACAGCACCAGCGGAACCAATACCAGTTCAGTAAAATTTACCGTAGTAAATAATGCCACCGATGGAACAGGTACGCCAGTAGCTAGTATTGTAATTAACGATAACGCTTCCGTTACCTATTCTAACCAGGCTACTCTTACTATTAAAGCTGTAAATGCCACTCACATGCGGTTTTATGATAATGCCAACAGCACCTGGACAAACTGGGAACCAATTGCCGCTACTCGTCCCTGGACTTTATCTAGTGGAGCCGGCTCTAAGTGGGTAAAAGTGCAGGTTAAAAATGTTATGGGTATTATGTCGGCTACTGCCTCTGATGGTATTACTTTAAAATAA
- a CDS encoding DUF3179 domain-containing (seleno)protein, with protein sequence MKKLFYAGIIGLILFELANVYFIMPMPGSQEMNSIHFAYFLYSWRWIFRVVFALFIIVGFINAFKSSRILTVLFLLVVAGITYAANFEMAADSMFLTPGTVKMRNADENKVDLDRLVLGVALNGEAKAYPIQYLGYHHQVIDTIAKKPIMVTYCTVCRTGRVFEPQVNGKPETFRLVGMDHFNAMFEDKTTKSWWRQVTGEAIAGKLTGQSLPEVKSSQMALSQWLELNPNSFIMQPDHDFTAEYDSLSNYETGQRKSKLTRRDTLSWQDKSWVVGVVLGRESKAYDWNTLLKERIIYDELNGQPIALVIGSDNKSFAALQRTDKNQNFVFQNNRLQSPLNTYNLLGSAINPLVPDLVKLDASQEYWHSWRTFHPGTKKY encoded by the coding sequence ATGAAAAAACTATTTTACGCAGGCATCATTGGTCTTATATTATTTGAATTAGCCAATGTGTATTTTATAATGCCCATGCCCGGCAGCCAGGAGATGAACAGCATTCACTTCGCTTATTTCCTTTACTCCTGGCGCTGGATATTTAGGGTAGTTTTTGCGCTTTTTATTATAGTAGGATTTATAAATGCCTTTAAAAGCTCCCGAATTTTAACCGTGCTTTTTTTGCTGGTAGTAGCCGGAATAACCTATGCCGCTAATTTTGAAATGGCCGCCGACTCTATGTTTTTAACTCCTGGAACTGTAAAAATGCGTAACGCCGATGAAAATAAAGTAGATCTGGACCGGTTAGTACTCGGCGTTGCACTAAATGGCGAGGCGAAAGCATACCCCATTCAGTATTTAGGCTATCATCATCAAGTAATAGATACCATTGCTAAAAAACCCATTATGGTTACGTATTGTACGGTTTGCCGTACGGGGCGCGTGTTTGAACCCCAGGTAAATGGGAAACCCGAAACTTTCCGGTTAGTAGGCATGGATCATTTTAATGCTATGTTCGAAGATAAAACTACCAAGAGCTGGTGGCGGCAAGTTACCGGGGAGGCTATAGCCGGAAAATTAACCGGGCAAAGTTTACCCGAAGTAAAAAGCTCCCAAATGGCTTTAAGTCAGTGGTTAGAACTAAATCCGAATAGTTTTATAATGCAACCTGACCACGATTTTACCGCCGAGTACGATAGCTTAAGTAATTACGAAACCGGCCAGCGCAAGAGCAAATTAACGCGTCGGGATACGCTTTCGTGGCAAGATAAGTCGTGGGTAGTAGGCGTTGTACTTGGCCGGGAAAGTAAAGCTTATGACTGGAACACTTTATTAAAAGAGCGCATTATTTACGACGAACTAAACGGGCAACCAATAGCTCTGGTAATAGGCAGCGATAATAAAAGTTTTGCTGCTTTACAACGCACAGATAAAAATCAAAATTTTGTTTTCCAGAATAATAGGTTGCAAAGCCCACTTAACACTTACAATTTACTAGGCTCAGCAATTAACCCCTTAGTACCTGACTTAGTAAAACTAGATGCCTCGCAGGAATACTGGCACAGTTGGCGGACTTTCCATCCGGGTACTAAAAAGTATTAA
- a CDS encoding ester cyclase: MQTSAKTLISGFIEQIWNNRNFQKMDEFLHPNFKDYSLPATLPANQEGSQKWILGTGISFEHQTIIEDLVTEGEKGIVKIKMKLKHIGVWRQIEPTGMEIEAAGYRFFLMKDGKIIEHAALIDGQAIENQLKKAAQGCKIAQ; encoded by the coding sequence ATGCAAACATCAGCAAAAACCTTAATTTCCGGATTTATTGAGCAAATTTGGAACAACCGCAACTTTCAGAAAATGGATGAATTTCTGCACCCTAACTTTAAAGATTATTCTTTACCTGCTACCTTGCCGGCCAACCAAGAAGGTAGCCAAAAATGGATTTTAGGAACCGGCATTTCCTTCGAACATCAAACCATTATTGAAGATTTAGTTACAGAAGGCGAAAAAGGAATTGTTAAAATTAAAATGAAACTGAAACATATTGGGGTTTGGCGCCAGATCGAACCTACAGGTATGGAAATAGAAGCTGCCGGTTACCGGTTTTTTTTAATGAAAGATGGAAAAATTATAGAACACGCAGCCCTAATAGATGGTCAAGCTATTGAAAACCAATTAAAAAAGGCAGCTCAAGGTTGTAAAATAGCGCAATAA
- a CDS encoding Crp/Fnr family transcriptional regulator: MTELYAFIQSIAELSEKSWNILRADLISLTVPKGDYLVREGEICASIYFITKGYCRAFYNQDGMEINTAFFFENSFTTNIKSLTQNVPSDYFIQACEDLKVIKLQKTKLLEAYQKSHEIESFGRKLLELMISRQEEHSNLFKLLTAGQRYEYLTKNHPEILQRVSLSQISSYLGVSRETVSRIRNKNLKK; this comes from the coding sequence ATGACCGAACTATACGCCTTTATTCAAAGCATTGCAGAGCTTTCTGAAAAAAGTTGGAATATTCTTCGAGCAGATTTAATTAGTTTAACTGTACCCAAAGGTGATTATTTAGTGCGCGAAGGGGAAATTTGCGCTTCTATCTATTTTATTACCAAAGGATATTGCCGGGCTTTTTACAACCAAGACGGAATGGAAATAAATACGGCTTTCTTTTTCGAAAATAGTTTTACCACCAACATAAAAAGCCTTACTCAAAATGTCCCATCTGATTATTTTATTCAAGCTTGTGAAGATTTAAAAGTAATTAAACTACAAAAAACCAAATTATTAGAAGCTTACCAGAAATCGCACGAAATAGAATCATTCGGCCGTAAATTGCTGGAACTAATGATAAGCCGGCAGGAAGAACATAGTAACCTTTTTAAATTACTTACCGCCGGGCAGCGCTACGAATATTTAACAAAAAACCACCCGGAGATTTTGCAACGGGTTTCCTTAAGTCAGATTTCGTCTTACCTGGGAGTTAGCCGCGAAACGGTTAGTCGCATTCGGAATAAAAACTTAAAAAAATAA
- a CDS encoding nitrilase family protein, giving the protein MENIKIATAQFENKSGDKAYNLNVIESLSKQAASQGAQVAAFHECSITGYTFARNLTKEQMLDLAEFIPDGPSIQRLTEIAEKLDIAVLAGLFEKDAEDKIYKAYVCVDKTGLVAKYRKLHPFINPHITPGNSYCVFDLLGWKCGILICYDNNIIENVRATNLLGADIIFTPHVTMCTPSTRPGAGFVDANLWENREADPTSLRLEFNGMKGRDWLIKWLPARAYDNAAYIVFSNPIGMDDDQLKNGCSMIIDPFGDIIAECHLLGNDIQMATITPDKLKNAGGYRYKKARRPDLYRDIIGQPHTPDQKVVWLNPGEN; this is encoded by the coding sequence ATGGAAAATATAAAAATAGCCACTGCTCAATTCGAAAATAAAAGCGGCGACAAAGCTTATAACCTAAATGTAATTGAAAGTTTAAGTAAACAAGCTGCCAGTCAGGGAGCCCAGGTAGCTGCTTTTCACGAATGTTCTATAACGGGCTATACCTTTGCCCGCAATTTAACCAAAGAGCAAATGCTGGACTTAGCCGAATTTATTCCGGATGGCCCCAGCATACAGCGCTTAACGGAAATTGCTGAAAAATTAGATATAGCCGTTCTGGCCGGGCTTTTTGAGAAAGACGCCGAAGATAAAATTTACAAAGCATACGTTTGCGTGGACAAGACTGGCCTAGTGGCCAAATACCGGAAGCTACATCCTTTTATTAATCCCCATATTACTCCCGGCAACAGCTATTGCGTTTTTGATTTACTAGGCTGGAAATGTGGAATTTTAATTTGTTACGATAACAACATCATTGAAAATGTTAGAGCTACCAATTTGTTAGGTGCCGACATTATTTTTACACCCCATGTTACCATGTGTACCCCCTCTACCCGACCGGGTGCCGGGTTTGTAGATGCCAATCTTTGGGAGAACCGCGAAGCTGATCCTACCTCTTTGCGTTTAGAATTTAACGGGATGAAAGGGCGCGATTGGTTAATAAAGTGGTTACCGGCCCGGGCTTACGATAATGCGGCTTATATAGTTTTTTCTAACCCAATTGGCATGGACGATGACCAGTTAAAGAACGGTTGCTCCATGATTATTGACCCTTTCGGAGACATAATTGCCGAATGCCACTTGCTTGGTAATGATATTCAAATGGCAACAATTACACCCGATAAACTTAAAAATGCGGGCGGCTACCGCTACAAAAAAGCCCGAAGACCAGATTTGTACCGCGATATTATTGGTCAGCCCCACACCCCGGATCAAAAAGTTGTTTGGCTAAATCCAGGCGAAAACTAG
- a CDS encoding NAD(P)H-dependent flavin oxidoreductase encodes MEWQNELTRLVKTSYPIVQAPMLGVTTPAMVAAISNAGGLGSLPVGGLSPDQTRSLILQTKALTTKPFAVNLFAHQNSPVNTAQADQMLQFLKKLCAQHQINYPKPDLNSIIFHSYEEQIDILLEENIPVVSFTFGILNKEVIHAFKEKGTVLIGTATYLAEATLLEQNGIDCITAQGMEAGGHRGTFLDSKTLPLIGSFSLIPLVAENCQVPVLAAGGIYNGKTIKAAFTLGAKGVQLGSAFISSNESLAIESYKKSIHDAAETDSVLTKTFSGRWARGIQNKFMMEVENSGLAIPDYPIQNALTTPLRVLAQKQNNKDFTTLWAGQSASKAESKPAGEIFQKLIKETESLP; translated from the coding sequence ATGGAATGGCAAAATGAGTTAACTCGTTTAGTAAAAACTTCTTACCCTATTGTGCAAGCGCCTATGTTGGGCGTAACTACTCCGGCCATGGTAGCTGCTATTTCTAATGCCGGAGGTTTAGGTTCTTTACCAGTAGGTGGTTTATCCCCAGATCAAACTCGTTCGCTTATCCTTCAAACAAAAGCTTTAACTACTAAACCGTTTGCCGTTAACTTGTTCGCGCATCAAAACTCACCAGTAAATACTGCTCAGGCAGACCAAATGCTTCAGTTTTTGAAAAAACTATGCGCCCAACACCAAATAAATTACCCTAAACCAGACTTAAATTCTATTATTTTTCATTCTTACGAAGAACAAATTGATATTCTGCTAGAAGAAAACATTCCAGTAGTTAGTTTTACTTTTGGCATTTTAAACAAAGAAGTAATACATGCATTTAAAGAAAAAGGAACTGTATTAATTGGTACTGCCACTTACCTGGCAGAGGCCACTTTATTAGAACAAAATGGAATAGATTGTATTACTGCGCAAGGCATGGAAGCAGGCGGTCACCGGGGTACTTTTCTGGATAGTAAAACTTTGCCTTTAATTGGCTCCTTTTCTTTAATTCCGCTGGTAGCCGAAAACTGCCAGGTACCTGTTCTGGCCGCTGGAGGTATATATAACGGAAAAACTATTAAAGCTGCTTTTACTTTAGGAGCAAAAGGAGTACAATTAGGTTCAGCCTTTATATCCAGCAACGAAAGCCTAGCTATTGAATCTTATAAAAAATCTATTCATGATGCTGCCGAAACTGATAGTGTATTAACCAAAACATTTTCGGGCCGGTGGGCCCGTGGAATCCAAAATAAGTTTATGATGGAAGTAGAGAATTCGGGTTTAGCTATTCCGGACTATCCAATCCAGAATGCTTTAACTACTCCATTACGGGTGCTGGCGCAAAAACAAAACAATAAAGACTTTACTACCCTCTGGGCCGGACAGTCAGCTTCTAAAGCCGAAAGTAAACCCGCTGGTGAAATCTTTCAGAAATTAATTAAAGAAACCGAATCTTTACCTTAA